The following nucleotide sequence is from Vitis vinifera cultivar Pinot Noir 40024 chromosome 14, ASM3070453v1.
GATTGAATTTGAACAactaaaaagtataaaaataaatttaaatttaaatacaaGTAAATAAGgctaaaatacaaaaaataaaatttaaatacaaagaaatacgaacattatcaaaatattaaaaaaataaaatctattttatttaatctcATAACCCcttttaacttattattaatatgcCCATAAATTAATTTCACATGCCAAATCTGCCCCATCCATAATCCTCAAAAACACATGGGAAAGCTGAAAAGGCAATAAATAAAGCATGTTGTTTTTTCCACCAATCACGTGATGTTGTAGCATCCcaataaagtaaataatttatactcgggtttctttattttaggAATTTGCTGTCAAGGGCGTGCAGGAGCCCAAAAAACGTACCATATGAGAAGTGGTAGGTGAGTCTGATTCAACACCACGTGGTCCATGCCACACGTGATAACCCATGTCCCAGGAACCCTTATATTATTAAGAccacaaaattaaaaacattggTATAAATTCTATAAACCACCTCGAATTATTATTTGTCTCCTACCCCACCTCAATTCATATCACTTCAACCAAACCTACTTGGCTAGTGATggtcaattattaattaattaattaattatacttaaattttaattgtatttattaatgtttttatttttttgacgggttaaaaaaagataaaatatttaatttttttttattcaattaaaactcACCATTGATAGTGATCGATGAAAAAAGTGCCAATCCCTGTGGCATAATTATAGTCTTTATTGAAATCTAAATATTACATAGGGTGCTTTAGCTTGTAAAGGCTTGAGCTCCACTTTGGGACAATGACCCCACAACCACTGCCAAAACGCATAATTTCCTACTTGTCAAGGGTCAGTCGGTGAAATTAGCAATACAGGCATGGGGCTCACAGGCCTTAGCGGAAGGCGCTGGCTCCACATTGGGAGACGGGGAGACCGGCTTCCCCAAGAGATCCGCCGGCAACTCCTTGATGCCCTTCAAGTAAAAGGTGTAGAAGAGCTTAAAGGGGAAAACAATCTGCTGAAGCTTAACCTGACCGTAGGCCCCTTCGAAGATTCCGGAACCACCGGTGATGGCCAGATACGTATCCTCGTAGGTCAAGTAAGCCCCCTGCACCGATATGTGACCATAGTCTCCGAAATAGAAGCTGTATGTGGCCTCGTATCTGTCTCCTTTCTTCCCTGGAACATTCTGTATCAGCACGCATAGCCCCGCTGTTACTCCCAACCGCTTCTCCAGGTCTCCCGTGTAGATCTGCAATTCAACATCGTTTAATTGTAAAAGGTTAGGTAGTGTTTTCTTTTCCACCGAAACGCTAGATTTTCTCGGGAAATTTGAGGAAAAGTTGCCTTGTtt
It contains:
- the LOC100232990 gene encoding allene oxide cyclase yields the protein MASSTPALRNFSSSFKLLNPRSVSSTPAHRLLPFKFSNPSPSHNLTLHSTHYSFPKPARSISFSCKAQSSPSDPPRPTKVQELHVYEINERDRGSPAYLRLSQKSVNSLGDLVPFSNKIYTGDLEKRLGVTAGLCVLIQNVPGKKGDRYEATYSFYFGDYGHISVQGAYLTYEDTYLAITGGSGIFEGAYGQVKLQQIVFPFKLFYTFYLKGIKELPADLLGKPVSPSPNVEPAPSAKACEPHACIANFTD